Proteins encoded together in one Stigmatella aurantiaca window:
- a CDS encoding serine/threonine protein kinase produces the protein MDPTTIPIGEDVGPWRVVDYCGQGSYGIVYRVERRGREWEGYFALKLALHPLSPRFEREVELLGRVDHPHVPRLHDRGWWTVHGGVAFPYLVMDWVDGWTLYEWGYRHSLTSRQALRLLAQVARALEAVHAAGGVHRDVKGENIMVRRDDAHAMLLDFGSCTYQGARQLTHHPPPPGTPQYQSPECVCFQWDTLRHPTAHYDSQPADDVYALGVTAYRLVMGQFPPVAMEMRETADGLLPFYPPVEAPAKQRNVSPELSRLILRMLSREPSKRGSAAQMALALERAARRAGRRADQRIAPIAAKPYGRFAAWRAAWSPALSWWLPGVALGLVLGLGIEFKPWKAPFRAVLPVRVAQESRSMGREDGGSVGLADAAVPGAGSEEALEFVQDGILLNMPKKPLPGQSRPPCDKPEVEINEGCWVRLLDAVPPCGDRRYEWKGKCYKPTIDPPRPSTSEPP, from the coding sequence ATTCCCATTGGTGAGGACGTGGGCCCCTGGCGCGTGGTGGACTACTGCGGCCAGGGCTCCTACGGGATTGTCTACCGGGTCGAGCGGAGGGGGCGCGAGTGGGAGGGCTACTTCGCGCTGAAGCTGGCGTTGCACCCGCTGAGCCCGCGGTTCGAGCGGGAGGTGGAGCTGCTCGGGCGCGTGGACCACCCGCACGTGCCACGGCTGCATGACCGGGGCTGGTGGACGGTGCACGGGGGCGTGGCCTTTCCGTACCTGGTCATGGACTGGGTGGACGGGTGGACGCTGTATGAGTGGGGCTACCGGCACTCGCTCACCTCGCGGCAGGCGCTGCGGTTGCTCGCGCAAGTGGCGCGCGCCCTGGAGGCGGTCCACGCGGCGGGCGGCGTACACCGGGATGTGAAGGGCGAGAACATCATGGTGCGGCGCGACGACGCGCACGCGATGCTGCTGGACTTTGGCTCCTGCACGTACCAGGGGGCGCGGCAGCTCACGCACCATCCGCCGCCGCCGGGGACGCCGCAGTACCAGAGCCCCGAGTGCGTGTGCTTCCAGTGGGACACCCTGCGGCACCCCACGGCGCACTATGACTCCCAGCCCGCGGATGATGTGTATGCGCTGGGCGTGACGGCCTACCGCCTCGTGATGGGGCAGTTTCCGCCCGTGGCCATGGAGATGCGGGAGACAGCGGATGGCCTCCTGCCCTTCTATCCGCCGGTGGAGGCTCCCGCGAAGCAGAGGAATGTGAGCCCGGAGCTGTCCCGGCTCATTCTGCGGATGCTCTCGCGCGAGCCCTCGAAGCGAGGCAGTGCCGCGCAGATGGCGCTGGCGCTCGAACGGGCCGCCAGGCGCGCGGGGCGGCGGGCGGATCAGCGGATTGCACCGATTGCTGCGAAGCCGTACGGAAGGTTCGCGGCATGGCGCGCTGCCTGGAGTCCGGCCCTCTCGTGGTGGCTCCCCGGGGTGGCGCTGGGGCTCGTTCTGGGCTTGGGCATTGAATTCAAGCCCTGGAAGGCTCCATTCCGGGCAGTGCTTCCCGTGCGCGTGGCCCAGGAAAGCCGAAGCATGGGCCGGGAGGATGGCGGCTCCGTGGGACTCGCGGACGCGGCGGTCCCAGGGGCCGGGAGCGAGGAGGCGCTGGAGTTCGTGCAGGACGGCATCCTGCTCAACATGCCCAAGAAGCCGCTGCCCGGGCAGAGCCGCCCGCCGTGCGACAAGCCCGAGGTGGAGATCAACGAAGGCTGCTGGGTCCGGTTGCTCGACGCCGTCCCGCCCTGTGGTGACCGCAGATACGAGTGGAAGGGCAAGTGCTACAAGCCAACGATTGACCCGCCTCGCCCTTCCACCTCGGAGCCGCCGTAA
- a CDS encoding IS5 family transposase (programmed frameshift): MARDLVPDALWERVAPLLPAPKKKKKPGRPRVDERAALEAIVFVLRTGIPWEMLPTKQFGLSGMTAWRRLEQWTRAGVFEQLQRLLLNELGQRGQVDFSRASIDSSTVRASKGGPLTGKSPTDRAKAGSKHHLLVDRRGLPLAESLTGANVHDTHQLFPLLEAVPEVKQPRGPPCHRPDKLHADKAYASRKNRRGLRRCGITPRIARPGIESKQRLGQHRWVVGRTNAWLHRQRRLRVRDERRDDVHFSLLVLGCCLILFRSLNPDFC; this comes from the exons ATGGCTCGCGACCTCGTACCTGATGCGCTGTGGGAGCGAGTGGCTCCGCTGCTTCCGGCTCCCAAGAAGAAGAAGAAGCCCGGCCGCCCCCGGGTGGATGAGAGAGCCGCCTTGGAGGCTATCGTCTTCGTGCTCAGGACCGGCATTCCCTGGGAGATGCTGCCGACCAAGCAGTTCGGCCTGTCGGGGATGACTGCTTGGCGACGCCTGGAGCAGTGGACGCGTGCAGGGGTGTTCGAGCAGCTCCAGCGCCTGCTCCTCAACGAGCTGGGCCAGCGTGGCCAGGTCGACTTCAGCCGTGCATCGATTGACTCCTCCACGGTGCGAGCCTCCAAAGGGGGGC CACTCACGGGCAAGAGCCCGACGGACCGAGCGAAGGCGGGCAGTAAGCATCATCTTCTCGTCGATAGAAGAGGGCTTCCGCTGGCCGAGAGTCTGACAGGAGCCAACGTCCACGACACGCACCAGCTGTTCCCGCTGCTGGAGGCTGTGCCCGAGGTGAAGCAACCGCGAGGTCCTCCCTGTCACCGGCCCGACAAGCTGCACGCCGACAAGGCGTACGCCTCGCGTAAGAACCGTCGTGGCTTGCGTCGGTGCGGCATCACCCCACGCATTGCACGGCCCGGCATTGAGTCGAAGCAACGGCTGGGGCAGCACCGGTGGGTGGTGGGGCGGACCAACGCGTGGCTCCACCGCCAAAGGCGTCTGCGTGTGCGCGATGAGCGGCGCGACGATGTCCACTTCAGCCTCCTTGTTCTGGGCTGCTGCCTGATTCTCTTCCGGAGCCTCAATCCTGACTTTTGTTAG